In a genomic window of Nyctibius grandis isolate bNycGra1 chromosome 4, bNycGra1.pri, whole genome shotgun sequence:
- the ZC2HC1C gene encoding zinc finger C2HC domain-containing protein 1C: MALFPPVDSVVAATQLVLSSLLEYQKNNLRHELISDKEESLKDLYARKSQRVSYSLAAENSQHGGFCSAGLQSKYLTRQTKILPAKSVARWKDGVDRAYPLKPIHHHNGVSVPVVNTAQLGSCPYMEEAPNSRPTSMRKKKPPAGRCQPAAVLSPWTTEPKQPASQIYRSQLACILKLEADGQNLEEKIRHKEALLRKKLRRTQDVLRRIQREKALVEAEERRDREAEDTREQKVARHPEEKTLRVAVSPGDGGGVFSEAQSAEATIAKPGTTLYPQELAMGKLKKERLVASNSKIQDRIPMEHLASCSELVLKHRPPPSALPGRGAGDHPSTEVLHMQASSAAEQDTLRQCSFCGRKFLGTRLQKHRSICGKSQGSKREVFNSRMARAKGTALEQYRQQNPSENLQNKPPRKNNWRQKHEALIQTLCQARQVQQVLSKGGKVSDLPQPPPMENPDYVACPYCSRRFAPHAAERHIPKCKTIKNRPPPPPPRRRC, encoded by the exons ATGGCTTTGTTTCCACCAGTGGATTCTGTGGTGGCAGCTACTCAGCTTGTTCTCAGTTCCCTGCTGGAATACCAGAAGAACAACCTTCGGCATGAACTCATATCTGACAAAGAGGAAAGTTTAAAGGATCTCTATGCCCGAAAGAGCCAACGCGTTTCATATTCTCTTGCTGCAGAAAACAGTCAACACGGAGGCTTCTGTTCAGCTGGACTGCAGAGCAAGTATCTCACCAGGCAGACCAAGATTCTGCCAGCTAAATCAGTAGCCAGGTGGAAAGATGGAGTGGACCGTGCATACCCCTTGAAACCAATTCATCACCATAACGGTGTGAGTGTTCCAGTGGTCAACACAGCACAGCTCGGAAGTTGCCCATACATGGAGGAAGCTCCAAATAGTAGGCCTACctcaatgagaaaaaagaagcCTCCAGCAGGGAGGTGTCAGCCAGCTGCAGTGCTCTCTCCTTGGACAACAGAGCCTAAACAGCCAGCCTCCCAGATATACAGGAGCCAGCTGGCCTGCATCCTAAAGTTGGAGGCAGATGGACAGAACCTGGAAGAGAAAATTCGACATAAAGAGGCCCTCCTCAGAAAGAAGCTGAGAAGAACACAGGACGTGCTTAGGAGGATTCAAAGAGAGAAGGCGCTTGTcgaggcagaggagagaagagacagagaagcagaggacaCCCGTGAGCAAAAGGTCGCAAGGCACCCTGAGGAGAAAACTCTCAGAGTTGCAGTCAGCCCAGGTGATGGGGGGGGGGTCTTCAGTGAGGCGCAGTCTGCAGAGGCCACTATCGCCAAGCCTGGCACTACCCTCTACCCCCAAGAGCTGGCTATGGGAAAACTCAAGAAGGAGCGGCTGGTGGccagcaacagcaaaattcaAGACCGCATACCCATGGAGCATTTAGCCTCTTGTTCAGAGCTGGTCCTAAAACATAGGCCTCCACCCTCTGCCCTCCCAGGGCGAGGTGCTGGTGACCACCCATCCACAGAGGTGCTGCACATGCAGGCTTCCAGCGCTGCGGAGCAGGACACGCTCAGACAGTGCAGCTTCTGCGGACGTAAGTTTCTCGGCACCAGGCTTCAGAAGCACAGGAGTATCTGTGGCAAGAGCCAAGGCTCCAAGAGGGAAGTGTTTAACTCCAGAATGGCCAGAGCTAAGGGCACAGCACTGGAACAGTATCGGCAGCAGAATCCCTCAGAGAATCTTCAG aatAAGCCACCCAGAAAGAACAACTGGAGACAGAAGCATGAGGCTCTCATCCAGACCCTGTGCCAGGCCCGCCAGGTGCAGCAAGTCCTCTCCAAGGGAGGGAAGGTGTCTGACCTGCCCCAGCCGCCTCCCATGGAAAACCCAGACTACGTTGCCTGCCCCTACTGCAGTCGCCGATTTGCTCCCCATGCAGCCGAGAGACACATTCCCAAATGCAAAACCATCAAGAACAGGCCCCCACCCCCACCTCCGAGGAGGCGCTGCTGA
- the NEK9 gene encoding serine/threonine-protein kinase Nek9 codes for MSLGEYERHCDSISSDFGSESSGRGGSRGGGSLPGEQEELHYIPIRTLGRGAFGEATLYRRTEDDSLVVWKEVDLTRLSEKERRDALNEIVILALLQHENIIAYYNHFMDNTTLLIELEYCNGGNLYDKILRQKDKLFEEEMVIWYLFQIASAVSCIHRAGILHRDIKTLNIFLTKANLIKLGDYGLAKKLNSEYSMAETLVGTPYYMSPELCQGVKYNFKSDIWAVGCVIFELLTLKRTFDATNPLNLCVKIVQGNRAMEVDSTVYSRELIQMVNSCLDQDPEKRPTADELLEHPLLSKRRREMEEKVTLLNGPNKRPRSSTMNEAPIAVVTSRTSEVYVWGGGKSTPQKLDAIKSGCSARQVCAGNTHFAVVTVEKELYTWVNMQGGTKLHGQLGHGDRASYRQPKHVEKLQGKAIRQVSCGDDFTVCITDEGQVYAFGSDYYGCIGVDKTYGSEVLEPLQLDFFLTNPVEQVSCGDNHVAVLTRNREVYTWGCGEYGRLGLDSEEDHYMPQKVDVPKTLNIVSVHCGCDGTFLLTQTGKVLACGLNEFNKLGLNQCTSGIINHDTYCEVPYATSLTLAKQLSFYKIRTISPGKTHTASIDERGRLLTFGSNKCGQLGVGDYKKHLGINLLGGPLGGKQVIRVSCGDEFTIAATDDNHIFAWGNGGNGRLAMTSTERAHGSDICTSWPRPIFGSLHHVPDLSCRGWHTIIIVEKVLNSKTIRSNSSGLSIGTVAQSCTTGGTEEEDNEQEAETPDPSGGFRGTMEADRELGGWISTTEPKGGNSADSSSCPGWLRKELENAEFIPMPDSPFPLSMASSEPEKETLPYQKLQGLKVAPEEPVGLNKPKTEPWPACLSPTLLCGEGKAVSPVAGCMCSALQAEVTHLRGLVLQCLEDHKKLQEETVRLSAQLQQFCRGTERIQQVELHSKGTQTAKEEMEVDPKPDLDSDSWCLLGTDSCRSSL; via the exons ATGTCGCTGGGCGAGTACGAGCGGCACTGCGACTCCATCAGCTCCGACTTCGGCAGCGAGTCCTCGGGCAGGGGCGGCtcccgcggcggcggcagccTGCCCGGcgagcaggaggagctgcacTACATCCCCATCCGCACCCTGGGCCGCGGCGCCTTCGGCGAGGCCACCCTCTACCGCCGTACCGAG GATGACTCACTTGTAGTGTGGAAGGAGGTGGACCTGACCCGGCTGTCAGAAAAGGAGCGTCGTGATGCTTTGAATGAAATTGTTATCCttgccctgctgcagcatgaGAACATCATCGCGTACTACAATCACTTCATGGATAACACCACGCTGCTGATTGAGCTGGAGTACTGTAATG GAGGGAACCTCTACGATAAGATTCTGCGGCAGAAAGACAAGTTATTTGAAGAAGAG ATGGTGATTTGGTATCTCTTTCAAATTGCGTCAGCTGTGAGCTGCATTCATCGAGCAGGAATTCTTCACAG agaTATAAAGACATTAAATATCTTTCTAACCAAGGCAAATCTGATTAAATTGGGAGACTATGGGTTGGCAAAGAAGCTGAACTCTGAGTACTCTATGGCTGAGACT CTGGTGGGAACTCCATATTACATGTCTCCAGAACTCTGCCAGGGTGTGAAATACAACTTCAAATCAGATATTTGGGCTGTGGGCTGTGTGATCTTTGAGCTGCTTACTCTGAAGAGGACCTTTGATGCTACT AACCCCCTGAACCTTTGTGTGAAGATTGTACAGGGAAATCGTGCCATGGAGGTTGATTCCACTGTCTACTCCCGGGAGCTGATCCAGATGGTGAATTCCTGCCTTGATCAG GATCCAGAGAAGAGACCCACTGCAGATGAATTGCTTGAACATCCCCTCCTCAGCAAACGCAGGAG GGAGATGGAAGAGAAAGTCACGCTGCTTAATGGGCCAAATAAGCGACCAAG GTCAAGTACCATGAATGAGGCTCCCATTGCAGTGGTGACTTCACGCACTAGCGAGGTGTATGTTTGGGGGGGTGGGAAGTCTACCCCCCAGAAGCTGGATGCCATCAAAAGTGGCTGCAGTGCACGCCAGGTTTGTGCTGGCAACACTCACTTTGCTGTGGTGACAGTGGAGAAGGAGCTCTACACCTGGGTG AATATGCAAGGGGGCACCAAGTTGCACGGGCAGCTGGGACATGGCGACAGAGCGTCCTACCGTCAGCCAAAACATGTTGAGAAGCTTCAGGGAAAAGCAATTCGCCAGGTGTCCTGTGGAGATGATTTCACAGTGTGCATCACAG ATGAGGGCCAGGTGTATGCCTTTGGCTCGGACTATTATGGATGCATTGGCGTTGACAAGACTTATGGCTCTGAAGTGCTTGAGCCCCTGCAGCTGGATTTCTTTCTTACCAACCCTGTGGAGCAGGTCTCATGTGGAGATAACCACGTGGCAGTGCTGACCAGGAACAGAGAAGTCTACACCTGGGGCTGTGGAGAGTACG GGCGCTTGGGCTTGGATTCAGAAGAAGATCACTACATGCCTCAGAAG GTGGATGTTCCGAAGACCTTAAACATTGTGTCTGTTCACTGTGGCTGTGATGGGACTTTCCTGCTCACCCAGACTGGCAAAGTGTTGGCATGTGGACTCAATGAGTTCAACAAGCTGGGCCTGAATCAGTGCACGTCAGGGATAATCAACCATGAT ACGTACTGTGAAGTGCCATACGCCACTTCCCTTACTTTGGCCAAGCAGCTGTCCTTCTACAAGATCCGTACCATTTCTCCAGGAAAGACACACACAGCTTCCATTGATG AGCGAGGCCGCCTGCTGACCTTCGGCTCCAACAAGTGCGGACAGCTTGGTGTTGGGGACTATAAGAAGCACCTGGGAATTAACCTGCTGGGAGGCCCCTTGGGGGGCAAGCAGGTGATCAGGGTTTCATGTGGAGATGAATTCACCATAGCAGCTACTGACG ACAACCATATCTTTGCCTGGGGTAACGGCGGAAATGGGCGTCTGGCAATGACATCGACCGAGAGAGCTCATGGCTCAGATATTTGTACCTCGTGGCCTCGGCCAATATTTGGATCGTTGCATCACGTTCCAGACCTGTCATGCCGTGGCTGGCACACCATCATCATTGTTG aaaAGGTGTTGAACTCTAAAACGATCCGATCCAACAGCAGTGGCCTGTCCATTGGTACCG TGGCTCAGAGCTGCACAACTGGAGGAACAGAGGAAGAGGATAATGAACAGGAAGCGGAGACCCCCGATCCCAGTGGAGGCTTTCGGGGAACAATGGAAGCAGATCGTGAGTTGGGGGGCTGGATCAGCACCACAGAACCTAAGGGAGGCAACAGCGctgacagcagctcctgccctggctggcTGCGGAAG GAGCTGGAGAACGCTGAATTCATCCCCATGCCTGACAGCCCCTTTCCTCTGAGTATGGCATCTTCAGAGCCCGAGAAGGAGACTCTCCCTTACCAAAAACTTCAAGGACTCAAAGTGGCCCCTGAGGAACCTGTTGGATTAAACAAGCCCAAAACGGAGCCTTGG CCTGCTTGCCTGAGTCCAACCTTGCTGTGCGGCGAAGGGAAGGCTGTGTCTCCTGTTGCGGGCTGCATGTGCAGTGCTCTGCAAGCAGAGGTGACGCACCTCCGAGGCCTGGTTTTACAGTGTCTGGAAGATCATAAGAAGCTGCAGGAGGAAACTGTTCGTCTGAGTGCCCAACTCCAGCAGTTCTGCAGGGGGACAGAGAGAATACAGCAG GTGGAGCTTCATTCCAAAGGAACACAGACAGCCAAAGAGGAGATGGAAGTGGATCCAAAACCTGACTTGGATTCAGATTCCTGGTGTCTTCTGGGAACGGACTCGTGCCGCTCCAGCCTCTAG